The DNA sequence acctttaattcttatgaggggaatatactatcaggtgaaatatgtttgcatgtaatagtgatagtttcataatctaaaataataATGTTTGGGTGCATATGATATGTGTGAAAAactatgacatattgccgatctgatctgatctgactCTCAGGGtgcaggtttgaatcccagatgggactcaaccccaaaaagtactagaatttgtacttttctaAGAAAGTTGTAGCTCACCACTTcccaaatggcattgtgtaatcagaaTTAAAAAATAATCCTAATATATCTTATTCATAAGGTTTGATGGTAAGATGTTTCTTATGGTTGTTTGGCTTACATAGTGAAGAGTGAAATAATAAGACACAAACTATATTTAGATTTTTAGCTCTGCATTTAGTACTGTTAAGTTTCCTTCAGGAGAAGACCACTTTAAATGTACAGTTAATATTTTAAGACAACACAATGTGGAGATTATGGAAATAAAGCCCACCCGATCTTAGATAACAACTTGATTCTTTCCTGATAATAGTGATGTGAGCATTCAGGAAACATGCTGGGGGGAGTCAGATTATATTCTTTATGAGATAGTACACTTTTACACGTCAAATTTGAGTCAAAATACACTTTTTCGCCTCCATGAACACACTTTGAAGGCAAGTGGGGTAGGCAGTTCTGGTAATATTACAAAGTCACATAATGGTCTGTGTACTGAAAGACTCTTGTCTGTATCGGGTTAATGCATGCACTTTCACTAACGTATCATAGAAGGATATATGGTTATCTCCGGCTTGCTGTAGCCTTGAAGCAGGGATATTTTCAGGTAATCTTCTGAGAAGATGTTTTGGAATAAATATAGCAGATTATCATTTATGGCATGCTCATTTGTATGAAAAAAGTCTGTGAGTAAACATGTTAAGATGGAGACTAGAACAGTCATACCTTTCTTGGCCTCTCTTTAATCTGTTTGTAGTGGTAAAGTGGTAACTGATGTTGACCATGGTTTGCCACAATTATTGTAGTGGGCAGCCAGCAGGTGACAGTAACATCATTGTCAAATCTTCACCACATTAGGGTGGTGGTTTGAACAACATCATGATGGTTGATTAAGTTGAACCCGCAGGATGAAATAAGTCAACTTCTTTTATCTTCCGGCAAACCTTCCCAAAACATGTCACAAGAAGGATAACTTTTTGTAACAACTGTTGTCAGTTGTCAAAGTATGCTTTATATTGCCCAAGTTTGATTAATTCAGCAATGTATAGTCTGTCAACCCAATTTTGGGGATAGCTTTTGTCAAATATCTTCCAGATAACACCAGGTGACCACATGCCATAACATACATCTTATTTTAACACAGTAAGAAATAATAGTTTTAACTTTGGTGATCACTTGTGGGAAAAGTTACTTAAAGAACTATCAttaagatttctttttgttttagTGCCAAGAGACAGGGGTGTTGTCACAGTAATCATAAGAGCCTACGGGTAAGGTCAGAGGGCAATTCACGTGCATAACCTCGTTACTTTAATGGCAAGTGGTCAGTTGGTGTTATTTGGAAGATATTTGGCAAAAGGGGTGTCCCAAAAGTTGTGTTGACAGACTGTAGCTATTTCTATGATGTCCTCACCAGAAACGCATTGCACAACATTATTACTCCTGTTGTTTCAGGCTCCATTGAGAAAACCAGGCAGTGAATGACCAGCCAACATTTCCTTCCTGGCAAGTCCCTCACAGGCCCTTTGTGGGCAGGGAAAGAAGACAAAGTCGCCCCTGGAGAGGAAACTGATGATCAAGGGGTGACGCGCGATATTTTGAGGGTTGCGAAGTCAATATCATTTAAACTGACAGCTCCTATAGACTTGTGTGTGGAATcagatgttgatgatgacagggaacatttttcacatcatgatcatcatacaGTAGACTCCAGTAACATGAACAAGAAAATGGTTGATGTACAGGCATCAAGTACAGAAGATGACATGTCAGGTTGTGAGACCCCACAAGTACCTGGTTTAAACAGAGAAGATGTAGATAGACAGACTTCTTTATTGTCACATCCACATCCAAAATCAGCCGACAAAAGCCTGTTATCTATTGTGAAATCTGACAAGCAGAGGAATGCTAAATCTGGGCGGAAAGCTAATGCTTCTAAAACCCATGTGTTGTCTGAATCAGAGGATGAAGATCCAGCCATCTCCGTGAAaccaatgtcaaggtcactagCCAGGTCATCCCCATCAAGACTGTCCCTGGGGATTCAAAGTGAACCTACTGATAATCAACAACTGATCACCTGCTTTGATTCCATGAAGTAAATATTTAATCTCCAGGTATTCAGCTCACCTTGACATTGTCAGTGAGCTTATGCCATCCTTTTGTCTGCCTAGTCATCAGTTCAGTAGTACTGATCTTAAATAATTGTCTTCTTTTGAGCAGCTTAGGATGTCCTGttatatcatattttcacagCCTATGTACCAGTTTGGAAAGGCAACCCCAGTTCATTTCAGTGTTGACAACCTTTGTGAAAATCTCTTCCTCAAAATCATGAGACTTACTGACTTGAAATGTGAGCATTTTCAAAGAATGATGAAGTTgaggtttcagtttcaaaatatcagcttgGTCTGTAGTTGTTTGAAGTCATTGGAATCATTGCTCCTTTCCCTGGTCATTCACCTAAACAACTGTATTATGTCCACATATGTCCAAGACCTGCTTGAGGCTTTCAATTATGTGGTCTAAATTTTCAGATGGCTTGTGACATGCTACATTTGAAGTAATTGGGAAAGTAGTTAgtgttatgttttcattataaccatattttctgtaaatgtttgttgCAACCTTTGCTAGTGATTTAGGACAATGACAGCAGGGGTATGGAGCATGTATttattcacacaattagggGATAGTTGTACTATGGATTGTATGACACCCTGACAAGATAAGCAATATGAATGCGAAGACCCATCCAtcacataaacaaaaatatcaattaAATATTGGACGAAGGATGAATTTGCTTCATACAGACTTCATGTTTGAAGACTTCATTACCTGACTTGACCAGCGTTACCATTACGTTACTCATGATGATATTATGCTACTCATGATTACATTGAAATCAAAGACATTTAAGGCATTcccattcatgaaaaatattgaagaatCCCAAGTATTAGAAACAGAAAGTTCTTTCATTCCATATTAATATACTTTTAAACAATATTGTAAGTGTTTAGTAAAGGTAATTGATAACTAAAGTACAGTTGGAAAGcactctaagtaaacttagtctcagatTTTTTCGTTACAATCCACCACtgagtctcaaaggttacctgacatgaccttctactaggttttgtacCCTAGAAggaggtcatgtcaggtaacctgtgagcgacctatgactgtccaatcaatagcgcgacggttaaatagatataaccaatcaaacaacagctactacttacaaaatattcaggtcactgacccagatttctccacaaacaaaaatccacataaaaTACAGATagttgacctgcagtatatacgctttggggtttctgttcacatggttaccattagctaatatttctacaagatgacatccttgaatattgccaaatacactattttcagttactgtttactcaccgttgtcatggtcgTAACATGCGCcttgtgcatcacctggaagcgattgtatgctaaatagcattcaggatcgttcgggtacaaatgttttcgagataaaacattcaaaaggtatgtgcaaatgtccactttcgcgatttcgTAAGctatgttctgattggtcagtctcaaagattatgtgacgcgacctcccataaggttttattAGACACAATAGTgtagtgtaatgaaaagtactgagacttaGTTTTCTTAGACAGGTTGGAAGTAAGGTTACAAGGGGCATTAACTTTTTACCCTTGTCACTTGattttcatattcaacaccaaactTTGTCTAGG is a window from the Haliotis asinina isolate JCU_RB_2024 chromosome 9, JCU_Hal_asi_v2, whole genome shotgun sequence genome containing:
- the LOC137295555 gene encoding uncharacterized protein isoform X2, whose amino-acid sequence is MTSQHFLPGKSLTGPLWAGKEDKVAPGEETDDQGVTRDILRVAKSISFKLTAPIDLCVESDVDDDREHFSHHDHHTVDSSNMNKKMVDVQASSTEDDMSGCETPQVPGLNREDVDRQTSLLSHPHPKSADKSLLSIVKSDKQRNAKSGRKANASKTHVLSESEDEDPAISVKPMSRSLARSSPSRLSLGIQSEPTDNQQLITCFDSMNAVNGDAAMNSDTRIQELDGDVSNFTLWLIKAPAEMSLMTLPKHIRLDGVEDFAVDTKRYELQAFDDDNLESNHVSLVQQDLNHLTEGPRFQGQIHIVRKPRDILKPVTAAKIPHNSVPFPSGLKVRFKPFGADNIVMEEHGPGRKKRGSSDVVTPPKKKKKKKH
- the LOC137295555 gene encoding uncharacterized protein isoform X1, with product MTSQHFLPGKSLTGPLWAGKEDKVAPGEETDDQGVTRDILRVAKSISFKLTAPIDLCVESDVDDDREHFSHHDHHTVDSSNMNKKMVDVQASSTEDDMSGCETPQVPGLNREDVDRQTSLLSHPHPKSADKSLLSIVKSDKQRNAKSGRKANASKTHVLSESEDEDPAISVKPMSRSLARSSPSRLSLGIQSEPTDNQQLITCFDSMNAVNGDAAMNSDTRIQELDGDVSNFTLWLIKAPAEMSLMTLPKHIRLDGVEDFAVDTKRYELQAFDDDNLESNHVSLVQQDLNHLTEGPRFQGQIHIVRKPRDILKPVTAAKIPHNSVPFPSGLKVRFKPFGAGEPQVKEPGKQKRNRDKGDDNIVMEEHGPGRKKRGSSDVVTPPKKKKKKKH